Genomic DNA from Caldisalinibacter kiritimatiensis:
ATTTAAATAAATAAAATGCAGTATTTATGCGAGTTGTAGAGTTCTGCAACGAGCTATAATATACAGATTATGGGGGGATGTACATGAGGAAAAGGTTATACTTAAAAAGCATTGAAGATAATTTAGCTAAGGATATGTGGGGGGATGTTAGAAAAAAAGAAATAATATTTTCAGGTTTATCTTACTATGAATGTGACGTTTACAAAGGATTTATATGTAATGATAAAAAGTTTAACATCGCACCACGGCTGAAGAAAAAACTTAATCCTATGATTATATTGGAAGTATATAGGGTAGGGAAAGAAAGATTTATATTAGAGAGAACTAATAAAAGTGAAGAGATACCACCAAAGGTTTTAAAAAAATTTAATAATGAAGAATATGAGGAAAGGATAAATATATACGCCTTTACAGAGAGTTCAATGAACATATTAAAATATTATCATACCGAAATATTAGATTATATTTATAGAAATAATTTAGATAATAGTAATAAATATAGTACACTATTATCGTATAAAAGGAATGTACTAAATGAAATAGTTAAGTATTTAGCATTAAATGCGCCAGAATTTGTGAAGGAAAGAGATAAACAGAGAGCAGAAAATTATCTAATGGAATTACAAGAAATGAAATTAAACAGAATAGAAAATGAGAAAAGTAAAAAAAGAAATAAAATTATAAAAGATATAGAAAGAGTCAATGATGAAATAAAACAACGAATGGAAATGCTGTGTGTGTAAATAAAGCGGTCCATAGGGACCGCTTTATTCATTTATGTATAATATTCCTATTGTTTTTGGACCACAGTGACTAGATATAACACATCCTGCATTTGTTATAATTACCTCTTTAGCATTTGTATTTTCTTCCAATTCCTTTTTTAAATACTCTGCTTCTTTTTCAGAACCTAAAGAATGGGTTATCATAATTCTTGAAGGGTCTATATTATCTTTATTATTTAATACAGTATTAAGCATTATCTTTAAGGCTTTCTTTTTTCCTCGAGGCTTTTGTCCTAATATCATTTTACCATCTACTACTTTTACGATTGGTTTGATTTTTAGCATACCTCCAAAGAAACTTTGAAGTGCATTACATCTACCGCCTTTATATAAATAATCAAGGGTATTGATAACAAATTCAGTTTTTACTTTAGGAGCTAATTCTCTTAATTTATTAGCGATTTCTTTAATACTCAAGCCTTGGTTTGCATAGTCACAAGCTTTTAAAACCAGTAGTCCTACACCAGTAGACAGATTTAATGAGTCAACAATTTCTATTTTGTTTTCTGGAAAATTACTTGCAGCAAGTATAGCATTTTGCATTGTGGTAGATAATTTTGATGATATAGAGATATAGATTATATCGTATCCATCATCAATATTTTTTTTAAATACATCATAAAAATCACTAGGAGGAGCAGCTGAAGTTTTGGGTAAACTACCAACTTTATCAACTGTTTCAAATAATTCTTTTGGCTTAATATTAACGCCGTCTTTATATGATTCATCATCAAATGTAACATATAAAGGTATTACTGAAATGTTGTTTTGTTTAATAAGTTCAGGACTTAAGTCGCATGTACTATCTGTAATTATCTTTATTTTACTCATTTTAGTTCCCCCTTAGTTTATGTAAAAGAATAATCTATTATAATAATACTCTAAATATAATAAAAATAAAAGAGTTAAAATAAAGAAAAAGATTGATATATTATCTTATTTTTAATATATTATTAGTATATTATATATGTAGTTTAGAAAGTGAGGAGATATGATTATGAAAATTAAAATAGTAGCTGATAGTAGCTGCGATTTAAATGAAAAATTGAGTGAAAAGTTAAATATAGACTTAGTGCCTCTAAATATAAGAATAGGTGATGAGAACTATATTGATGATGAAAACTTAGATTTAAGAACGCTTCTAAATAAAATGAATAATAGTAGATTGGCCCCACAAACGTCAAGCCCATCTCCACAAGCTTTTATTGAAAAGTTTAAAGAAAAAGAAAAAGTTTTCGTTGTTACATTATCTTCAGCACTTAGTAGCACATATAATAATGCTGTGTTAGCCAAAAGTATGATTTTAGAAGAAGTAGAAAATAAATTTGTTCATGTATTTGACTCTTTAAGTGCTTCAGTAGGAGAAACACTTGTATGTATGAAGATATCTGAGTTAGCTGAGAATAATTTAAATGAATTAGAAATTGTAGAAAAAGTAAACAAATATATAAAGGATATGAAAACATTTTTTGTTTTAGAATCACTAGAAAACTTAATTAAAGCTGGTAGAATGAGCAGATTAAAAGGCCATATTGCATCAGCTCTATCTATAAAACCTATTATGGGTGGTAATGATGAAGGAAAAATTAAGTTAGTAGATAAAGTTAGAGGTTCAAAACGAGCTCTTAGAAGGTTAGTTGAAATTATAGGAGAACAAGGAGAAAGATTAGAAGAAAAAGTATTAGGTATAGCACATTGTAATTGCTTAGAGAAAGCACAAAAAGTTAAAGAAAAAGTTGAAGAAAAATATAATTTTAAAGATATAGTGATAGTAGAAATGTCAGGGTTAAGTAGTGTGTATGCAAACGAAGGAGGAATAGTTATTGCTTTCTAAAAAAACCATGGGAAAATCCCATGGTTTTTTTGAATTACATTGTTATAACATTTTATTAACATAAAAAAGGTATAATAATGTTGGAAATTATAATACAAAAGTTCTAAAATTGAAGTAACTTTATTACATAATACGTCTAAATATAATGCATTAATAAAAATACATTATATATTAGCGAAAAGAAATGTTAGTGGTGAAACAATATTGTTGAAAAAATGTTAATTAGTGTTACAATTAGAGTTAGGAATTTTAATATAATCTTGATTTTGATTTGCATATTAATATAGAGATAAAATAAACTTATTGATTTATGGGATTATACTGACTATAATATGTTATGCCCAGCCTATAAAAAGAATGAGAATAATAGATATTATATTTGAGTTTGAGGGGGGAGAATATATGAATAAAATCTTGATATTTACAGCATCTACAGGTGGAGGTCATAATCAAGTAGCTAAATCGTTAGAAAGTGAGTTTAAGGCTAAAGGATATGATGTTGTAAAGCTTGATGTTTTAAAAGAGATAAGTAAAGTGCTAGATGTTTTAATAGCAGATGGCTATAGAGTATTGGCTACTAATATGCCTAAGATGTATGGTGGATTATATAAGATAAGTGATAAAGAAAGAATAAACAATAGGATAACGAAATTATTTACTAAAATAACAAGTGATAAAGTATATGATATTATAAAGAAAAATTCTCCAGATTTAATTATAGGAACCCATCCTTTTATAGTAAATGTAATAGGAAGGCTGAAAGAAAATAGAAGAATAAATTTACCGTTTATTTCAGTAGTAACTGATTTTCAAGCACATCAGACATATATAAACAAACATGTAGATGCTTATATAACTGGTAGTTGTTATACAGAAAAAAGCTTAATAAAAAGAGGGATTCCTAGAGAAAAAATATACCCATATGGAATACCTGTAAGAAGAGAGTTTTTACAATCAAAGTCAACACAGAGAAGAAAAAAAGATAAATATTTTACTGTATTATTGATGGGTGGAAGTATGGGTGTAAAATCTATGAAAAAAGCATTAAAAAATCTTGTGAAATGTACACATCCTCTGAGGATTATAGCTATATGTGGAAATAATCAAGCTTTAAAGAAAAGTATTGAAAAGAAATATGTAAGTACTTATAAGGATAAGAAAATATTTGTTTATGGTTATACTCAGAAAGTTCCTCAATTAATGGATGTATCAGATATAATAATAACAAAACCAGGAGGAATTACAGTTTCTGAGTCTATTATAAAAAATATACCGATGATTATCCCATATTATATTCCAGGACAAGAAGAAGAAAATGCTCAATTTTTAGTTGATTCAGAAGCTGCTATTAAAGTAGATGAAATGAAAGAAATAGGTTATGTTATTGATTATTTAATAGAAAACCCTGAAAAATTAGAAGAAATGAGAAATAACATGAAAAAGATAGCTAATACTCATTCTTTAGACAGTATTTTAGAATTATCAAACAGACTTATTAAACAATATAAATATGAATGGGGAATAGCAAATGAAGGATAAATGTGATATTTTAATTTTAACAGCA
This window encodes:
- a CDS encoding DegV family protein, coding for MSKIKIITDSTCDLSPELIKQNNISVIPLYVTFDDESYKDGVNIKPKELFETVDKVGSLPKTSAAPPSDFYDVFKKNIDDGYDIIYISISSKLSTTMQNAILAASNFPENKIEIVDSLNLSTGVGLLVLKACDYANQGLSIKEIANKLRELAPKVKTEFVINTLDYLYKGGRCNALQSFFGGMLKIKPIVKVVDGKMILGQKPRGKKKALKIMLNTVLNNKDNIDPSRIMITHSLGSEKEAEYLKKELEENTNAKEVIITNAGCVISSHCGPKTIGILYINE
- a CDS encoding DegV family protein, which encodes MKIKIVADSSCDLNEKLSEKLNIDLVPLNIRIGDENYIDDENLDLRTLLNKMNNSRLAPQTSSPSPQAFIEKFKEKEKVFVVTLSSALSSTYNNAVLAKSMILEEVENKFVHVFDSLSASVGETLVCMKISELAENNLNELEIVEKVNKYIKDMKTFFVLESLENLIKAGRMSRLKGHIASALSIKPIMGGNDEGKIKLVDKVRGSKRALRRLVEIIGEQGERLEEKVLGIAHCNCLEKAQKVKEKVEEKYNFKDIVIVEMSGLSSVYANEGGIVIAF
- a CDS encoding MGDG synthase family glycosyltransferase; this translates as MNKILIFTASTGGGHNQVAKSLESEFKAKGYDVVKLDVLKEISKVLDVLIADGYRVLATNMPKMYGGLYKISDKERINNRITKLFTKITSDKVYDIIKKNSPDLIIGTHPFIVNVIGRLKENRRINLPFISVVTDFQAHQTYINKHVDAYITGSCYTEKSLIKRGIPREKIYPYGIPVRREFLQSKSTQRRKKDKYFTVLLMGGSMGVKSMKKALKNLVKCTHPLRIIAICGNNQALKKSIEKKYVSTYKDKKIFVYGYTQKVPQLMDVSDIIITKPGGITVSESIIKNIPMIIPYYIPGQEEENAQFLVDSEAAIKVDEMKEIGYVIDYLIENPEKLEEMRNNMKKIANTHSLDSILELSNRLIKQYKYEWGIANEG